Genomic DNA from Desulfuribacillus alkaliarsenatis:
AGCAACAATAGCCTGAACTTGATAATCCTCTGTTAAGTGTAATTCCCTAGCTGCGATATCTTTTTTAAAGCCGCCCATGGCGTGGGTAATATATCCACGTTTATAAGCTTCCATGGTTAGATAACCCCAAGCTGTACCAGCATCAAATCCGTTCCAACGATTTGGCTTATTGTTATGACTGAAAGTTAGTTTAGATACAATAGCAATTAAAATAGGTGCGTTTTTAGCCCACACCTGATTTGATTCTGTCAGAAAGCTAAGAAATTGTGCCCGTTTACTATCGGAACGAGCTACGTAAAATCTCCATGGCTGTTCATTGAAGCATGAAGGCGCCCAATGGGCTGCTTCTAATATTGCTAACAGGTCGTTATCATCAACAGCATTATTGCTAAATGCCCTCGGTGACCAGCGTTCTAAGAAAAAACTATCTACATTATACTTTGAAAATCTCTCTGTGCCACTCATACTAACCCTCCTAAAATCCAGTTAATTAAATTCCTAGAAATACTATTCCTGCAGATGGCGAAGTTTGATATAATCTATTTTAGTACATGTGGGTTGGAATTTAAAGCAAAGGTTGGTATTGTTATGCTGGAGAAATATTGCGAAATGTGCAAAAACCCATTTTTTGCCGACGCAAATCAAACTATTTGCGGTGCTTGTAAAGAGAAGGATAAAGAGCAAAAATATTTAGAGCAAGTATTGAAATATCTAAAGGAACATCCGAAGTCTCCAGTCGCAGTTGTAATTAATGAGACAGGGATACCTTATGATATGCTGAAGAAGTTTATCAAAGAGAAAAGAGTAGATTTAGTACTAGATCAACAATATGAAGAGCAGATGAAACGGGAAAAGCAGCGTCTTTACAATGAATTAGCTAACGCCAAAGATTCATTAGTGGGTCAAAACAAATTGAATACAGAAAAGAAAAAAGGTAAGGACAACCTAAGTTATCAAACAATTATGAAAGATCGCCGCACGCTTTAAGTGTGGTTTTTTTATACCATTTTAAGTTTATTTGTTTGTCTTATATAAACTTATAGTGTAAAATTACACTATAAGTTTAATGATGATAAATATTGTGTAAAGGTGGCCTAAATGATGAATAAAGAGCATGTTATAGAACTACTTTCAAATAAAATTAAATTAATAAGAACGGAAAAGGGCTATACCCAAGATAGAATGGCAGAAGTTTTAGGAATGTCAAAAAAAACCTTAGTGCAAATAGAGAAACAAAGATTGCTAGCTAGCTGGGCACACATTGTTACGTTGGTTACTTTGTTTAGAAATAGCGAAGTACTAGAGTCTGTGCTTGGAGATTCTCCAATAGAGGTTATCGAGACAATAGCCCATGAGCAACTGGATAACCCTAAAGAAAAAACCTTAGGAGGTAGGGTTTGGTGGAAGGAAATAGATTTTAAGGGAGATTTCCGCTTGCAACAAAATGTTATCAGCCAGCATTATAGAATTTTAGATAATAAGGATAGACGCTGGTATAGTAGTTTTGATAAGCAAGATGCGTTGGTACGTTTACAAGAATTACATGTAAAACACTGTGCTATTAAATGAAAAATTATAATAATTACATAAATTCGCTGTAACTATGACATCAGGGATTACGTCAATTAATTATGGGGGGAGGTAGTTCTATGAAAGTGAAGCTAATCCAGCTAGCATATATACTTGGTATAGCTCTTATATTAGCAGGTTTAATCTATTTCTTTGCGGCAAACTGGCAAGGATTCACAAAGGCTACTAAATTAGTGTTGAGTGTCGGAGTAATGCTGTTGTTTTATGGTTTATCGTATGGATTTTATAAATTGTTTTCAGAGCACCAGTTTTTAAGCAGGCTGTTATTGTTTGCTGGCTGTGTTGCTTTTGGTATAAGCATAGCATTAGTAGGTCAAATCTATAATTCTCATGCTAATAGCTATATAGTTTTCTTAACCTGGTTTATCGTAGCATTGCTGTTATCAATTGTAACACGCTATCAACCGTTGTATGTTTTGAGCTATACTTTAGCAATGTTAACATTTTGGTCTTACTTTTTCCCTGAGGGAAGCTTATCAGCATTTGATGATAGCTATATCTTTCTAGCTATATCATTAATGATTGTCATAAATATTCTCATATTTTTAGCTACAGAAAAGAAGCTACTAGTGTCACAGCACATTAAATTACTAAGCTATATGCTAGGACATGCGTTGGCGTTATTGTTTAGTATGAGATTTTTCCTGGAGACATATTTCTTTTTGACGAATAGTCTGTACGTGCTTCTGTTAGCGGCATGCTTTTACTATTTCTTTACTATAGCACAACAAAAAACCTACATAACGGTAACTGGTATAGCAGCTACAGCATATGCAATAATCAAATATATTGAGCTCTTGTCCGTACATTTTGGCCCACCAGTGTTTATAGCTACAATAGTTTTAGCTGGTGCTATAGTTTACATTAATGTCTTAATAGTAAAGCGCTTAAAAGCTAAAGTGATTTCGACTTCCTATAGCAGCTCGAAGAATGTCATAACAATAATGCTAACGATAGTTGCTTCAATCGTAGCTACGGTATCTTTAATGCTCCTAATATCAGATACGATTGGTAATTTTCAGCGAATAGCTTTAGTTTTCTTCTTTTTAGGTTTGATTGGCTTTTTGTTGACGGGTCTTTTAATTAACAAGAGAAATGAAATCATCGGTGGCACGCTGATGTGTATCGGTTACCTAATGAGCTCCATAGCTTTGTTAGAAATAGCTGATATATTTTTTGCAATCTGGCTTGTTCTAGTTTTTGTAGGCTTAATTACTATTTCTAGCAACGGTATCAGAATGCTACTTTATATACTTGTGCATATCGCACTGACGATTAAATTATATGCAGATTTATTTAGGGAATTTGATCTTGTGTTCATAAGTATTATAGTAATCAATTTAGTCGCTATCCTGATAACGAAATCTAGATTGGTGATGAAAAATAGCAATTCACAGTCCTTAACTGAAAGCATTAAAAGCTCAGTTTATAGGAATAGTTTCTTTTATGTGTTGTTGTTTTTCTTTATGCTGACCTTTGTCGATACTAGTGGGCAACTAATGGGCCTTAATCTTATCTATAATATATTGTTCTTTATACTGATTACAGCGCTGTTGTTTTGGGCAAAAAATAAAGACGAAGTTTACGAGTTTAGAATATCCCTAGGATTTTGGTTTGCATTTTTATTTTATAAATATTATGACCTAATATGGCAGTTGCTGCATAAATCGATTGCTATGATAGTCTTAGGGGTTATAGTAGTTGTAGCTGTTAACTGGATAGAGCGTAAATACTCCTTAAAAGCAGAAACTCCAGATACTGATAATCCCAATACTGATGCCTCAGATGGTAAATCGCAAGTAATGATTTGGTCAGGAGTGAATAAGAAACTAATTATTAGCCTGATTATTTTGCAGCTACTCTTTTTAGGAGTTCAAATTGCTGTCAGTGAGCATGCCTTAGCAAATGGGCAACAGATTAAATTGCAATTAGAGCCGGTAGACCCCCGTTCGCTGATGCAGGGAGATTATGTAATCCTTAACTACACAATATCTCAGCCCACAGCCGAACGTGAAAGGCAATGGGAGCGAGAGCAACAATGGGATAAAGATTTCCGGCATGGTCAGCGCCTGCGAATAGTGCTTGCTCCTGATGAAGATGGCGTACATCAATATAAAGAACTTTATGCAGGGCAACAGCTTGCAGTAGATGAAGTAGTTATAAATGGAACATATCGAGGCTGGCGAGTACTTTATGGCATTGAAACATATTTTGTGCCAGAGGGTACAGGGTTAGAGGTAGAGCGGGCGGCCAATTATGCCTATGTGAGAATTTCGAGTAGGGGAAATGCAATTATAGAGCGGCTATCGGAAGACTAGTAGTTAGACATCGGACAAATTGGAAAGTGAAAGGGTGTGTGGGTTTGATACTTGGAATTGGATTAGACATTGTAGAATTAGAGCGGATAAAAAAAGCACTAGATAAAAATCATGATGCATTCAGTAAGCGGATTTTAACTACATCTGAGTTAGTGGAATGGCAAGAGATATCCAACGAAGGCCGCAAAGTAGAATTTCTAGCTGGAAGGTTTGCTGTTAAAGAAGCGGCAGCAAAGGCCTTTGGTACTGGAATTGGAGAGGTGTCGTTTCAGGATGTTTGTGTATTTAAAGACGCTAAGGGCAAACCAGGGATACATCTTACTGGGAATGCAAAAAAAATGGCGGCAGAAATGGCTGTAGAACAAACCTGGGTTAGTATCACCCATAGCAGCACCTATGCAATAGCGCAAGTAATTCTCGAAAAAATACGGACATAGTGTAATGATTGAGCGAAACTTGTCATACACTTTAGTACACGCAGGAGGGAATATTGTGTTTGTGGTTACAAATAGGGAGATGCGTGAAATCGATCGCTATACGATTGAAGAAGTTGGAATTCCGTCATTGGTGTTGATGGAAAATGCGGGAAAAGCTGCGGCTGATTGGATTCAGGCGCAGTATAGTAACAAGAGGCAAGTGGGGGTGGTTTGTGGAAAAGGGAACAATGGTGGAGATGGGCTTGTTATAGCAAGACATCTTATAAACCATGGGTTTACTGTTAAGGTATATGTGCTAGGGGAAGCTGACGAACTTTCTCCAGATGCGAAAACACAATATTACGTTGCTAACAAGATAGGTTTAGCTGTTGAATGCATTAGTTCTACAGGTGACCCATACGAAAGCATTCGACTTGATGAATGTGAGATTATTGTCGATGCGTTGCTAGGAACGGGCAGTCGAGGAAGTTTAGGAACACTTTATGGGCAAGTCGTACAGATGATAAATGCTCGCAAAATGCTCGATGAAGAGGTTGAAGTTATAAGTATTGATAATCCGACTGGTGTTTTCGGTAATAACGGAGAGGTAGCTAGTGAAACCATTAATGCAAATGTTACTTTGACTTTAGGTTATATAAAACAATCCCTAATTACCTATCCAGCGGCAGACTATGCAGGAAAAGTTATCGTACTAGACATTGGTATTCCTAAAATGATCGAACAACAATATGCATTTAATAAGCAGGTGCTAACAGAAAAACTCATTTACCCTTGGATTCCTAAAAGAGTATCCAATAGTCACAAAGGCACATATGGGAAAGTTCGCTGCATTGCCGGCTCAAGTAAATATTTCGGAGCTGGACTGTTGTCAGCTACGGCAAGTTTGCATATAGGTGCTGGGCTGGTGTTCTGGGATGCTCCTGAACAAATTGCACCAATGTGGCAAGGCCAAACTCCTGAATTGATTTTTACAAGTCATCCATCCCAGCAAGGATGTTTTGCTAGCGAGAGCTTACAGTCGTTAATCGAGGTCTCGAAAACGGCAGATGCTATCGTAGTTGGATGTGGTATTGATCAATTTCCTTGGGGAGAAGAGTGGGTTGAACAGCTGGTGAACGAAAT
This window encodes:
- a CDS encoding nitroreductase family protein, with amino-acid sequence MSGTERFSKYNVDSFFLERWSPRAFSNNAVDDNDLLAILEAAHWAPSCFNEQPWRFYVARSDSKRAQFLSFLTESNQVWAKNAPILIAIVSKLTFSHNNKPNRWNGFDAGTAWGYLTMEAYKRGYITHAMGGFKKDIAARELHLTEDYQVQAIVALGKHGDPSLLSTDLQKREIISSRKTLEEVISIE
- a CDS encoding helix-turn-helix transcriptional regulator, producing the protein MNKEHVIELLSNKIKLIRTEKGYTQDRMAEVLGMSKKTLVQIEKQRLLASWAHIVTLVTLFRNSEVLESVLGDSPIEVIETIAHEQLDNPKEKTLGGRVWWKEIDFKGDFRLQQNVISQHYRILDNKDRRWYSSFDKQDALVRLQELHVKHCAIK
- a CDS encoding GDYXXLXY domain-containing protein, with amino-acid sequence MKVKLIQLAYILGIALILAGLIYFFAANWQGFTKATKLVLSVGVMLLFYGLSYGFYKLFSEHQFLSRLLLFAGCVAFGISIALVGQIYNSHANSYIVFLTWFIVALLLSIVTRYQPLYVLSYTLAMLTFWSYFFPEGSLSAFDDSYIFLAISLMIVINILIFLATEKKLLVSQHIKLLSYMLGHALALLFSMRFFLETYFFLTNSLYVLLLAACFYYFFTIAQQKTYITVTGIAATAYAIIKYIELLSVHFGPPVFIATIVLAGAIVYINVLIVKRLKAKVISTSYSSSKNVITIMLTIVASIVATVSLMLLISDTIGNFQRIALVFFFLGLIGFLLTGLLINKRNEIIGGTLMCIGYLMSSIALLEIADIFFAIWLVLVFVGLITISSNGIRMLLYILVHIALTIKLYADLFREFDLVFISIIVINLVAILITKSRLVMKNSNSQSLTESIKSSVYRNSFFYVLLFFFMLTFVDTSGQLMGLNLIYNILFFILITALLFWAKNKDEVYEFRISLGFWFAFLFYKYYDLIWQLLHKSIAMIVLGVIVVVAVNWIERKYSLKAETPDTDNPNTDASDGKSQVMIWSGVNKKLIISLIILQLLFLGVQIAVSEHALANGQQIKLQLEPVDPRSLMQGDYVILNYTISQPTAERERQWEREQQWDKDFRHGQRLRIVLAPDEDGVHQYKELYAGQQLAVDEVVINGTYRGWRVLYGIETYFVPEGTGLEVERAANYAYVRISSRGNAIIERLSED
- the acpS gene encoding holo-ACP synthase, whose protein sequence is MGLILGIGLDIVELERIKKALDKNHDAFSKRILTTSELVEWQEISNEGRKVEFLAGRFAVKEAAAKAFGTGIGEVSFQDVCVFKDAKGKPGIHLTGNAKKMAAEMAVEQTWVSITHSSTYAIAQVILEKIRT
- a CDS encoding bifunctional ADP-dependent NAD(P)H-hydrate dehydratase/NAD(P)H-hydrate epimerase; translation: MFVVTNREMREIDRYTIEEVGIPSLVLMENAGKAAADWIQAQYSNKRQVGVVCGKGNNGGDGLVIARHLINHGFTVKVYVLGEADELSPDAKTQYYVANKIGLAVECISSTGDPYESIRLDECEIIVDALLGTGSRGSLGTLYGQVVQMINARKMLDEEVEVISIDNPTGVFGNNGEVASETINANVTLTLGYIKQSLITYPAADYAGKVIVLDIGIPKMIEQQYAFNKQVLTEKLIYPWIPKRVSNSHKGTYGKVRCIAGSSKYFGAGLLSATASLHIGAGLVFWDAPEQIAPMWQGQTPELIFTSHPSQQGCFASESLQSLIEVSKTADAIVVGCGIDQFPWGEEWVEQLVNEIECPMVIDADAIILLRNRFSNLKSKRNIIVTPHPGEFAKVLGISVEEVEKNRADICLDFAKEHQVTLVLKGCHTTIATPDGRLYFNTTASHVLAKGGSGDVLAGFIGGLLAQGISTEQATCVAVYCHGRVAKQLAETNYVSTMASDVSRNVGAILQTIANRA